One genomic window of Evansella cellulosilytica DSM 2522 includes the following:
- a CDS encoding methionine ABC transporter ATP-binding protein, whose product MISLSNLVKTFNTRDGKVTAVDEINLTIDEGEIFGIIGYSGAGKSTLIRLLNMLETPSSGEVTIAGKTMNKLSSKKLRAARQEIGMIFQHFNLLWSRTVKENISFPLEIKGVPKTERDERVEELIRLVGLEGRGGSYPSQLSGGQKQRVGIARALANNPKVLLCDEATSALDPKTTDSILELLVDINKKLGLTVVLITHEMHVIRKICHRVAVMEQGKIVEQGNVLEVFKHPKQEMTKEFVKQVTEPEETEEAIRHLLEEEDIGHVLQLTFVGREAEKPLITNIIRTFDVTVNILQGKISQTQNGPYGSLFINVDGEASELERVIAYIREQKVQVEVIHP is encoded by the coding sequence ATGATTTCGTTATCGAATCTTGTGAAAACATTTAATACTCGTGATGGGAAAGTCACCGCTGTCGATGAAATAAATTTAACAATTGATGAAGGTGAGATTTTCGGGATCATCGGATATAGTGGGGCCGGCAAAAGTACACTAATAAGATTGTTAAATATGCTTGAAACCCCAAGCTCTGGTGAAGTAACGATAGCAGGGAAGACGATGAACAAGCTTTCAAGTAAAAAACTTAGAGCGGCACGTCAAGAAATAGGAATGATATTTCAACACTTTAACTTACTTTGGTCTCGAACAGTAAAAGAAAATATCTCTTTTCCGTTAGAAATTAAAGGAGTACCAAAAACGGAACGTGATGAGCGGGTTGAGGAGCTAATTCGTTTAGTTGGACTTGAAGGACGTGGAGGTTCATACCCCTCACAGTTAAGTGGTGGACAAAAACAAAGAGTTGGTATAGCAAGAGCACTTGCAAATAACCCGAAGGTGTTGTTATGTGATGAGGCAACTTCGGCGTTAGACCCAAAAACAACTGATTCTATCTTGGAACTACTAGTAGATATAAATAAAAAGCTTGGTCTTACTGTTGTTTTAATTACACACGAGATGCATGTTATAAGAAAAATATGTCATAGAGTTGCTGTAATGGAGCAAGGAAAAATAGTAGAACAAGGGAATGTTTTAGAAGTTTTCAAGCATCCAAAACAAGAAATGACAAAAGAGTTTGTGAAGCAAGTGACTGAACCGGAAGAAACTGAAGAAGCAATTAGACATCTATTAGAGGAAGAAGATATCGGTCATGTTTTGCAGTTAACTTTTGTTGGAAGAGAAGCAGAAAAGCCTTTAATTACAAATATCATTCGTACATTTGATGTTACGGTAAATATTTTACAAGGGAAGATTAGTCAAACTCAAAATGGACCCTATGGATCGCTTTTCATTAATGTAGACGGTGAGGCTAGTGAGTTAGAGAGAGTAATTGCTTATATCCGTGAGCAAAAGGTACAAGTGGAGGTGATCCATCCATGA
- a CDS encoding 3-hydroxyacyl-CoA dehydrogenase/enoyl-CoA hydratase family protein: MVNRIEKVAVLGSGIMGSSIAAHLANVGIPTLLLDIPPKELHKEEEKRGLSLDDKVVRNRLATEAIKKLKKQKPAPLAKKGNIDLIQPGNLEDDMKRIAEVDWIIEVVVENLEIKKKVFTQVDEYRKKGSIVSSNTSGISIEAMAEDRSDDFKRHFLGTHFFNPPRYLKLLEIIPTKSTSPEVFQFMRSFGENILGKGVVEAKDTPNFIANRIGTYGLLVTVREMLQRGYTVGEVDSVTGPAIGRPKSATFRTLDVVGLDTFLHVAKNVYDKVNGEEKEVFNPPAFMKQMAENNMLGSKTGKGFYFKKKTDKGSEILELNFETMEYEPRRKLKAPSVQRSKQAKTKQDKLKALIYADDRAGELVWSILKPALLYSAEVCHEVADSIHSVDLAMKWGFGWEMGPFETWDAIGVEKSVKRMEEEGEEVPLWVKEMLDKGLTHFYQAFDEYYSEGSYVKADLNEKVIYLKALKEDENVIMKNAGASLIDIGDDVACLEFTSPNNSIGLDVLQMINKSVDEVEKNYKGLVINNQGKNFCVGANLMMILMEAQDMNFPEIDLVVRQFQKAMANIRYSAKPVVTAPFGMTLGGGTEICLPSASIQASLETYMGLVETGVGLIPGGGGNKELYLRQIQSLPEGAKIDLQAVANQVFETIAMAKVSTSAQEAQQYGFLRPQDGVSINGDHLLHEAKNKVKFLFDQGYKPPKREKIPVVGETGYATMLLGAKQMHLSGYASDHDLKIAEKLAFVLAGGRVPKGSLVDEKYLLDIEREAFLSLVGEPKTQQRMQHMLAKGKPLRN, translated from the coding sequence ATGGTAAACAGAATTGAAAAGGTTGCTGTTTTAGGTTCAGGGATTATGGGGTCAAGTATTGCTGCTCATTTAGCTAACGTTGGTATACCTACGTTACTCTTGGATATCCCGCCAAAGGAACTGCATAAGGAGGAAGAAAAACGAGGATTGTCTTTAGATGATAAAGTCGTTCGTAATCGTTTAGCGACTGAGGCAATAAAAAAGCTAAAGAAGCAAAAACCAGCACCTTTAGCAAAAAAAGGAAATATAGATCTCATCCAGCCCGGTAATTTAGAGGACGACATGAAACGAATTGCTGAGGTTGATTGGATTATTGAAGTAGTTGTTGAAAATTTAGAAATCAAGAAGAAAGTGTTTACACAAGTAGACGAATATCGGAAAAAGGGAAGCATTGTAAGCTCTAACACTTCAGGTATATCGATCGAGGCGATGGCGGAGGATAGGTCGGATGATTTTAAAAGACACTTTTTAGGAACTCATTTTTTCAATCCACCAAGATACTTAAAGCTACTTGAAATTATTCCTACAAAGTCGACGTCTCCAGAAGTTTTTCAGTTTATGCGTTCATTTGGAGAAAACATTCTAGGAAAAGGTGTTGTAGAAGCGAAGGATACTCCTAATTTTATTGCTAATAGAATTGGAACATATGGCTTATTAGTCACTGTACGAGAAATGCTGCAAAGAGGGTATACAGTTGGTGAAGTAGATTCTGTGACAGGTCCAGCAATTGGAAGGCCAAAAAGTGCAACTTTCCGTACGTTAGATGTAGTTGGTTTAGATACATTTTTACATGTTGCAAAAAATGTATATGACAAGGTGAACGGGGAAGAAAAAGAGGTGTTTAATCCACCTGCATTTATGAAACAAATGGCCGAGAACAATATGCTCGGTAGTAAAACAGGGAAAGGTTTTTACTTTAAAAAGAAGACAGACAAAGGAAGCGAAATACTTGAGCTTAATTTTGAGACAATGGAGTATGAACCACGAAGAAAGTTAAAAGCGCCTTCTGTACAACGAAGTAAACAAGCAAAAACGAAACAGGATAAATTGAAAGCGCTTATATATGCGGATGATCGTGCTGGTGAGTTAGTCTGGAGTATACTAAAGCCTGCATTACTATATTCTGCAGAAGTGTGCCATGAAGTGGCAGATTCCATCCATTCAGTTGATTTAGCTATGAAATGGGGCTTTGGATGGGAGATGGGACCGTTTGAAACTTGGGATGCCATTGGTGTAGAAAAATCGGTAAAGCGAATGGAAGAAGAAGGTGAAGAGGTTCCGCTTTGGGTAAAGGAGATGCTCGATAAAGGACTTACCCATTTTTATCAAGCGTTTGATGAATACTATTCCGAAGGTTCCTATGTAAAAGCGGACTTAAATGAAAAAGTCATTTACTTAAAGGCGTTAAAAGAAGATGAAAACGTTATTATGAAGAACGCAGGTGCTTCTTTAATAGATATTGGTGATGATGTAGCATGTTTAGAATTTACGTCTCCTAACAACTCCATTGGATTAGACGTTTTACAAATGATTAATAAGTCTGTAGATGAAGTTGAGAAAAATTATAAAGGACTTGTTATTAATAACCAAGGTAAAAATTTCTGTGTCGGTGCAAATTTAATGATGATCTTGATGGAAGCACAAGACATGAATTTTCCAGAAATAGATCTTGTTGTTCGTCAATTTCAAAAAGCAATGGCAAACATACGCTACTCAGCAAAACCGGTCGTTACTGCACCATTTGGTATGACACTTGGAGGAGGAACAGAAATTTGTTTACCGTCTGCTAGTATTCAAGCATCACTAGAAACGTATATGGGTCTAGTTGAAACAGGTGTTGGCCTCATCCCTGGAGGTGGGGGTAATAAAGAGCTTTATTTAAGACAGATTCAAAGTTTACCAGAAGGTGCCAAAATTGATTTACAAGCTGTTGCAAACCAAGTTTTTGAAACGATTGCAATGGCGAAGGTTTCAACAAGTGCACAGGAAGCACAACAATATGGATTTTTGCGACCGCAAGATGGTGTTAGCATAAATGGTGACCATTTATTACATGAAGCAAAAAATAAAGTTAAATTCTTATTTGATCAAGGCTATAAACCACCGAAGCGAGAAAAGATCCCTGTTGTTGGGGAAACAGGATATGCAACGATGCTTCTAGGTGCAAAGCAAATGCATTTAAGTGGCTATGCCTCAGATCATGATTTGAAAATAGCGGAGAAGCTCGCATTTGTTCTTGCTGGTGGACGTGTACCGAAAGGATCATTAGTAGATGAGAAATATTTACTAGATATTGAGAGAGAAGCCTTTCTAAGTCTAGTAGGGGAACCAAAGACACAACAACGTATGCAGCACATGCTTGCAAAAGGTAAACCGTTACGTAATTAA
- the gcvH gene encoding glycine cleavage system protein GcvH, producing MSLPKDYKYSEEHEWVKAEGNKVRIGITDFAQSELGDIVFVELPEVGDTIEADEPFGSVESVKTVSELYAPITGKVVEVNEELEESPEFVNESPYEKAWMVVVEPTDPSELDKLMTAEAYEEMISED from the coding sequence ATGAGCTTACCAAAAGATTATAAGTATTCAGAAGAGCACGAGTGGGTAAAGGCTGAAGGGAACAAAGTCCGTATCGGAATTACTGACTTTGCACAATCAGAGCTAGGCGATATCGTTTTTGTAGAACTTCCAGAGGTTGGAGATACAATTGAAGCGGACGAGCCTTTCGGAAGTGTGGAATCTGTAAAAACTGTATCTGAGCTTTATGCACCAATTACTGGTAAAGTAGTTGAAGTGAATGAAGAACTAGAAGAATCACCAGAATTTGTTAACGAATCTCCATATGAAAAAGCATGGATGGTCGTTGTTGAGCCGACAGATCCATCTGAATTAGATAAGTTAATGACAGCGGAAGCATATGAAGAGATGATAAGTGAAGACTAA
- a CDS encoding arsenate reductase family protein, translating into MSTTIYQYPKCGTCRNALKWLDDQGITYESIHIVEHPPSKEVLTDLYKKSGLELKKFFNTSGKKYRELGIKDKIPTASDDELLTLLASDGMLIKRPIVTDGEKVTVGFKEETFEETWK; encoded by the coding sequence TTGAGTACTACTATTTATCAATATCCTAAATGTGGAACATGTCGAAATGCTTTAAAATGGTTAGATGACCAAGGAATTACGTATGAATCGATTCATATTGTTGAGCACCCTCCATCAAAAGAAGTATTAACGGATTTGTACAAAAAAAGTGGGTTAGAATTAAAGAAATTCTTTAATACAAGTGGAAAAAAATATCGCGAACTAGGAATAAAGGATAAAATTCCTACTGCAAGTGATGATGAACTTCTTACTTTATTAGCTTCTGATGGTATGTTAATTAAACGCCCAATTGTCACTGATGGGGAGAAGGTCACTGTTGGTTTTAAAGAAGAAACCTTTGAAGAGACTTGGAAGTAA
- a CDS encoding spore coat protein has translation MNNNQMQNQGNQQQSSKIQNPKTQHPETPQMTDRDFINDMLTTEKYMTDAYSVAMNEASHESLYTDIQENFIQSQQCQRKLFNLMFEKGWYSFDAEKQQTLQQSYQQFSGYQNQIPYAQNNTMS, from the coding sequence ATGAATAATAATCAAATGCAAAATCAAGGAAATCAGCAACAATCATCAAAAATTCAAAATCCGAAAACACAACATCCTGAAACCCCACAAATGACTGATCGGGATTTCATCAATGATATGTTAACGACAGAAAAATACATGACTGATGCTTATTCTGTGGCGATGAACGAAGCAAGTCACGAATCTCTTTATACTGACATTCAAGAAAACTTTATACAATCGCAACAATGTCAGCGTAAGCTCTTTAACTTAATGTTTGAAAAAGGTTGGTATAGCTTTGACGCTGAAAAGCAGCAAACACTTCAGCAATCGTACCAACAATTTTCTGGCTATCAAAACCAAATTCCATACGCACAAAATAACACGATGTCATAA
- a CDS encoding acetyl-CoA C-acetyltransferase: MKEAVIVAGARTPVGKAKKGTFRSVRPDDLGAITIKETLKRANNYDQSQIDDVIIGCAMPEAEQGMNMARNISALAGLPDHVPAITVNRYCSSGLQSIAYAAERIMLGYGKAIIAGGAESMSLIPMGGHVIAPNPTLVEQAPEYYMSMGHTAEEVARRFDVTREDQDAFAVESHKRAAKALKEGKFKDEIVPVPVTMRSINLQHQLVENNVVLEEDEGVRPDTSVETLAKLKPAFSTTGTVTAGNASQMSDGAASVLVMDREEAEESGLTPIVKFRSFTVAGVAPEIMGIGPVEAIPRAVKMAGLEVEDIGLFELNEAFASQAIQVIRHLGLDSEKVNVNGGAIALGHPLGCTGTKLTLSLIHEMKRRGEQFGVVTMCIGGGMGAAGVFELIQ, from the coding sequence TTGAAAGAAGCAGTTATCGTTGCAGGTGCAAGAACACCTGTAGGTAAAGCAAAAAAAGGGACTTTTCGAAGTGTAAGACCAGATGACCTTGGTGCAATAACGATAAAGGAAACATTGAAGAGAGCGAATAATTATGATCAATCTCAAATTGATGATGTTATTATCGGCTGTGCGATGCCTGAAGCAGAGCAAGGCATGAATATGGCACGTAATATATCTGCGTTAGCAGGTCTGCCCGATCACGTACCAGCGATAACGGTAAATAGATATTGTTCATCTGGGCTACAATCGATTGCTTACGCTGCAGAAAGGATCATGCTCGGATATGGAAAGGCAATCATTGCTGGTGGAGCAGAATCAATGAGCTTGATTCCAATGGGGGGGCATGTCATTGCACCTAACCCTACTTTAGTTGAGCAAGCACCTGAGTATTATATGAGTATGGGACACACTGCAGAAGAAGTTGCGCGAAGGTTTGACGTAACTCGCGAAGATCAAGATGCCTTTGCTGTAGAAAGTCATAAACGAGCAGCGAAGGCGTTGAAGGAAGGAAAATTTAAAGACGAAATTGTTCCGGTACCAGTGACGATGAGATCAATTAATCTTCAACATCAGTTAGTAGAAAACAATGTTGTACTAGAAGAGGATGAAGGAGTTCGCCCTGATACTTCAGTTGAAACACTGGCAAAACTAAAGCCTGCATTTAGTACGACAGGAACAGTAACAGCCGGTAATGCTTCACAAATGAGTGATGGAGCTGCTTCAGTATTAGTAATGGATCGTGAAGAAGCAGAAGAATCTGGGTTAACACCGATCGTTAAATTCCGTTCTTTTACAGTGGCTGGAGTAGCGCCAGAAATTATGGGCATCGGTCCAGTTGAAGCAATTCCACGTGCCGTGAAAATGGCCGGATTAGAGGTAGAAGATATCGGGTTATTTGAACTAAATGAAGCATTTGCTTCACAAGCCATTCAAGTAATCAGACATTTAGGACTTGATAGTGAAAAAGTTAATGTGAACGGTGGCGCAATAGCTTTAGGTCACCCGCTAGGATGTACTGGTACAAAGCTGACTTTGAGTCTTATTCATGAAATGAAGCGGCGGGGAGAGCAGTTTGGTGTTGTCACAATGTGTATCGGTGGTGGCATGGGAGCAGCAGGTGTGTTTGAGTTAATTCAATAA
- a CDS encoding DUF2553 family protein, whose amino-acid sequence MKNIDQDFFTVHDNKQDTEMASEVRVDVTDKVEHKKESNGETALYLNKEKIGEIKNNGQEHLYEMAEGFDLDEEKIYKKEKKPQQPQSYVEGCDMGWC is encoded by the coding sequence TTGAAGAACATTGATCAAGATTTTTTCACTGTGCATGACAATAAACAAGACACCGAAATGGCTTCTGAAGTTCGTGTTGATGTAACAGATAAAGTGGAGCATAAAAAAGAAAGTAATGGCGAAACAGCGCTTTATTTAAACAAAGAAAAAATAGGCGAAATCAAGAATAATGGACAGGAACATTTATATGAAATGGCAGAGGGCTTTGATTTAGATGAAGAGAAAATTTATAAAAAAGAGAAGAAACCTCAACAACCACAATCGTATGTAGAGGGTTGTGACATGGGCTGGTGCTAA
- a CDS encoding acyl-CoA dehydrogenase family protein: protein MDTADKTVRGGGFLLEELSPERVFTPEDLSDEHKMIAKTTEDFVKGQVVPEIEKIEEHQFDISVRLLKEAGELGLLGADVPEEYGGIGLDKISSSLITEKFALAGSFSLSHGAHVGIGTLPIVFFGNEEQKQKYLPELASGEKIAAYALTEPSSGSDALGAKTTAKLNDAGTHYVLNGEKQWITNAGFADVFVVYAKVDGEQFTTFILERDYEGVSTGPEEKKMGIKGSSTRTLILEDALVPIENVLGEIGKGHVIAFNILNIGRWKLGVGCVGGAKLGIELSAKYANERKQFKRPISKFTLIQKKLAEMAAKTYAAESTIYRTGGLIDEAFQALSAEQQKDGKAVGKAIAEYAIECSLNKVFGSEVLDFVADEAVQIHGGYGFMAEYEVETMYRNSRINRIFEGTNEINRMLVPATIMRKAMKGELPLLEQAGSLQEELMMMMPQEVGDDPLEQERYLLENAKKIFMMVAGTAVQTYGEKLQKEQELLSHIADIVSDIFSIESCILRTEKAINQTGIEKAKQKLLLTEVFTQEAFNRIEAYAKESLVALEDGDSLRTMLSILKKLTRHTPVNVVAKKREIAAAIIEAEKYVI from the coding sequence ATGGATACGGCTGATAAAACGGTAAGAGGTGGAGGGTTCCTGCTAGAAGAACTTTCGCCAGAACGTGTATTTACCCCAGAGGATTTGTCTGATGAGCATAAGATGATTGCAAAAACGACAGAGGATTTCGTGAAGGGGCAAGTAGTACCTGAAATTGAAAAAATTGAGGAGCATCAGTTTGATATTTCAGTGCGGCTTTTAAAGGAAGCGGGAGAGCTCGGCTTACTTGGAGCAGACGTCCCTGAAGAGTATGGTGGAATCGGCTTAGACAAAATTAGTTCTTCTTTAATTACAGAAAAATTTGCATTAGCAGGTTCTTTCTCTCTTTCACATGGTGCGCATGTAGGGATTGGTACATTACCTATCGTTTTTTTCGGTAATGAAGAACAGAAGCAGAAGTATTTACCAGAATTAGCTAGTGGAGAAAAAATTGCAGCTTATGCTCTTACGGAGCCAAGCTCAGGGTCAGATGCACTTGGTGCAAAAACGACAGCAAAACTAAATGATGCTGGTACTCATTATGTCCTCAACGGTGAAAAACAATGGATAACGAATGCTGGATTTGCTGACGTTTTCGTTGTGTATGCGAAAGTGGACGGAGAACAATTTACCACATTTATATTAGAACGTGATTATGAAGGGGTATCAACGGGTCCAGAAGAAAAGAAAATGGGAATTAAAGGTTCATCCACTAGAACTTTAATTCTGGAGGATGCCCTCGTTCCTATAGAGAACGTGTTAGGCGAGATTGGTAAAGGCCATGTGATTGCATTTAATATTTTAAATATTGGGCGCTGGAAGCTAGGAGTTGGCTGTGTTGGTGGAGCGAAATTAGGTATTGAGTTGTCTGCAAAGTACGCGAATGAAAGGAAACAATTTAAACGACCAATTTCCAAATTTACACTTATTCAAAAAAAGTTAGCTGAAATGGCTGCCAAAACGTATGCAGCTGAAAGTACAATATATCGAACTGGCGGCCTCATTGATGAAGCTTTCCAAGCTTTATCTGCAGAACAACAAAAAGATGGTAAAGCTGTCGGAAAAGCGATTGCAGAGTATGCGATTGAATGCTCATTAAATAAAGTGTTTGGTTCAGAGGTGTTAGACTTTGTTGCCGATGAAGCAGTTCAAATACATGGTGGATATGGATTCATGGCAGAATATGAAGTGGAAACGATGTATAGAAACTCCCGTATTAATCGTATTTTTGAAGGGACAAACGAAATAAACCGAATGCTCGTCCCTGCAACAATTATGAGAAAAGCGATGAAGGGAGAATTACCACTTCTTGAGCAGGCGGGATCTCTTCAAGAGGAACTGATGATGATGATGCCGCAAGAAGTTGGGGATGATCCGCTTGAGCAAGAAAGATATTTGCTCGAAAATGCGAAAAAAATATTTATGATGGTAGCTGGAACGGCTGTTCAAACATATGGAGAGAAATTGCAAAAAGAACAAGAGTTACTATCTCATATAGCTGACATTGTATCAGATATATTCAGTATAGAATCTTGTATATTAAGAACGGAAAAAGCAATCAATCAAACTGGCATAGAGAAAGCAAAGCAAAAGTTATTGTTAACGGAAGTATTTACACAAGAGGCTTTTAATCGAATCGAAGCGTATGCAAAGGAATCATTAGTGGCGTTAGAGGATGGCGATAGCCTACGAACTATGCTTTCTATTTTGAAAAAACTCACTCGTCATACACCTGTAAATGTAGTGGCGAAGAAGCGTGAAATTGCTGCTGCGATTATTGAAGCCGAAAAATACGTTATATAA
- a CDS encoding methyltransferase family protein produces MYMNITSILFITLLIAWFVEWFIFQESTGKEKEVHNRALLLKGIVAITVLFSIIVSVLLRNVIGQQMSFSSIIGLFLLAQGIVLRYWTYFLIKPYFSRSISNNDVRPLFSHGPFRFSRHPLHSGLFLITLGIGLFLSGHWMSILCTFLLLGSALHYTMIMEESIFKEKYGDIYTYWCRHRYRLVPFLY; encoded by the coding sequence ATGTATATGAATATTACTAGTATCTTATTTATTACACTTTTAATTGCGTGGTTTGTGGAATGGTTTATCTTTCAAGAATCGACCGGAAAAGAAAAGGAGGTTCACAATAGAGCATTACTATTAAAAGGAATAGTAGCTATTACGGTACTTTTCTCCATTATAGTTAGTGTTTTATTACGTAATGTTATTGGACAACAGATGAGTTTTTCATCTATTATCGGTTTGTTTTTGTTAGCACAGGGAATCGTCCTTAGATATTGGACCTATTTTTTAATCAAGCCTTACTTTAGTAGGTCAATAAGCAATAATGACGTGCGCCCGTTATTTAGTCATGGACCATTTCGCTTTTCACGCCATCCTCTTCATAGTGGATTATTTCTCATCACACTCGGCATTGGTTTGTTTTTAAGTGGGCATTGGATGTCCATTTTGTGTACTTTCCTCTTACTAGGTAGTGCGTTGCATTACACTATGATAATGGAGGAATCAATATTTAAAGAAAAGTATGGCGATATTTACACATACTGGTGCCGCCATCGTTATCGACTCGTTCCATTTTTATATTAG
- a CDS encoding MFS transporter — protein sequence MTKFVGDWSNQFKGYNRNVRLFLTGSIFAHIGMGIFMIIYNYYIRELGYSDQTNGSVIAMQSIATALLLLPAGILSDRVGRKKLIYIGGIFAALSLLLRAVLSVEILLLGTAFMTGIFMAFIQVSSIPLLAENSTEKQRVHLFSFNFAIIMVVNVIGNTLGGTLSDFFHLILGFDALWSIRLTLLIGVGFVVLALPSFLKIKEEKKLTSQTVQDRSFKSLFKTHRAGFKIIILFAIAQILIGFGSGLVIPYLNLYFVDRFEISHSLVGIIISAGQAMTAVALLIGPAVVNKVGEVKAVVILQLLSIPFLLLTAYTQNIYWAVFGFLFRQALMNAGNPIQMSLMMRSVDDSIKGLANSVGQAVFQLGWAVMGPVSTTIVMVYGAYSGYAIVFSITGVLYLAGTLYFFFVFRKQIPHKKEKQIENVG from the coding sequence ATGACAAAATTCGTAGGCGATTGGTCAAATCAATTCAAGGGATACAATCGCAACGTACGTTTATTTCTCACTGGCTCTATATTTGCACATATAGGCATGGGAATTTTTATGATCATTTACAATTATTACATTCGTGAGTTAGGATATAGTGACCAAACGAACGGTTCAGTTATTGCAATGCAATCTATCGCTACAGCACTGTTACTATTGCCAGCAGGAATTTTAAGTGATCGGGTTGGAAGAAAAAAGCTCATTTATATTGGTGGTATCTTTGCGGCTTTAAGCTTATTACTTAGAGCTGTTCTTTCCGTTGAGATACTACTTTTAGGAACGGCATTTATGACAGGTATTTTTATGGCATTTATTCAAGTTTCCTCTATTCCGTTGCTAGCTGAAAATTCAACTGAAAAACAACGCGTTCACTTATTTAGTTTTAACTTTGCGATAATTATGGTTGTGAACGTCATAGGAAATACATTGGGTGGTACATTAAGTGACTTCTTTCATTTGATTTTAGGCTTTGATGCATTATGGAGTATACGTTTGACGTTACTGATTGGTGTTGGATTTGTCGTGCTAGCTTTACCATCTTTCTTGAAAATAAAGGAAGAGAAAAAGCTAACATCGCAAACAGTACAAGATCGTTCTTTTAAAAGTTTATTTAAAACACACCGGGCTGGATTTAAAATTATTATTTTATTTGCTATCGCACAAATACTGATTGGCTTCGGATCAGGACTTGTCATTCCATACTTGAATCTATATTTCGTAGATAGATTTGAAATCTCTCATTCACTCGTAGGGATTATCATATCTGCAGGTCAAGCAATGACAGCAGTCGCTCTTCTTATAGGTCCAGCAGTCGTGAATAAGGTTGGAGAAGTTAAAGCAGTTGTTATTTTACAACTATTATCCATTCCATTTCTTCTTCTCACTGCCTATACACAAAATATTTATTGGGCAGTATTTGGTTTTTTATTTAGGCAAGCATTAATGAACGCAGGTAATCCCATTCAAATGTCACTTATGATGCGAAGTGTTGATGACTCAATTAAAGGATTAGCAAATTCGGTAGGTCAAGCAGTATTCCAGCTAGGATGGGCAGTGATGGGACCAGTCTCTACAACAATTGTGATGGTTTACGGTGCTTATTCAGGTTATGCAATCGTATTTTCGATTACTGGTGTTCTTTATTTAGCAGGTACGCTTTACTTCTTCTTTGTTTTTAGAAAACAAATTCCGCATAAAAAAGAGAAACAAATAGAAAATGTCGGATAA